A DNA window from Deltaproteobacteria bacterium contains the following coding sequences:
- a CDS encoding FAD-binding protein, translating to MQRIEDKAREFKNIEILFQHRARRLITNPSTGRVLGVTVEAKNKTMNFKASKAVVIATGGFGRNREMIIEYGERYVDCIPTMAPGHLGDGLKMALDAGAATKHIGHSVVSSLPVCDTTKSDRPYFAVVFGGVTVNLNGKRFYDESCPKGYYGNLTDAALDEPEAQFFIIYDSKIRIHPVVLPCVSSAKEYSADTWEELAKAAGIKDPGLFAQTMKKYNEDVESEGYDTVFGRKYLQSVNGEPIPVDTPPYYAVKCHPSLTSFKGGLKINTRSQVINNYGEVISGLYAIGEVTGGLVGKGTYLGGLMWPASMTFGRLVGRSVAFETAEE from the coding sequence ATGCAGAGAATAGAAGACAAGGCAAGAGAATTCAAGAATATCGAGATTCTCTTTCAGCATCGGGCCCGCCGGCTCATTACCAATCCCTCAACGGGAAGAGTCTTAGGTGTGACCGTAGAGGCTAAAAACAAGACCATGAATTTCAAGGCGTCAAAAGCGGTAGTCATAGCGACCGGCGGATTCGGACGAAACCGGGAGATGATTATCGAGTACGGCGAACGGTATGTTGACTGCATTCCCACCATGGCACCGGGCCATTTAGGAGACGGACTCAAGATGGCCCTGGATGCGGGGGCGGCAACAAAACATATCGGACATTCAGTTGTGTCCTCCTTGCCGGTCTGCGACACGACGAAGTCTGATCGGCCGTATTTTGCGGTTGTCTTTGGGGGCGTTACGGTCAACCTGAACGGCAAGCGTTTCTACGACGAGTCCTGTCCAAAAGGATATTACGGAAACTTGACGGATGCCGCTCTGGATGAACCAGAGGCGCAATTCTTCATAATCTATGACAGCAAGATCAGAATACATCCGGTGGTCTTGCCCTGTGTTTCGAGTGCCAAGGAGTACTCAGCCGACACCTGGGAGGAACTGGCCAAGGCCGCCGGCATAAAAGATCCAGGGCTCTTTGCACAGACCATGAAGAAATACAACGAGGACGTTGAGAGCGAAGGCTACGACACCGTGTTTGGACGTAAATACCTGCAATCGGTCAATGGTGAACCTATCCCGGTTGATACCCCGCCCTACTACGCGGTCAAATGTCATCCGTCCCTCACGTCGTTCAAGGGAGGGTTGAAGATCAATACCCGTTCCCAGGTAATTAACAATTACGGAGAAGTCATTTCAGGCCTTTATGCAATAGGTGAAGTGACCGGGGGTCTGGTTGGAAAAGGGACCTATCTGGGCGGTCTTATGTGGCCGGCTTCGATGACCTTCGGCCGATTAGTGGGCCGGAGCGTCGCCTTTGAAACGGCTGAGGAATAG
- a CDS encoding aminopeptidase P family protein yields the protein MAGTYGLKLGSGGMAYDFTPGPIDYERMRKERTDKTQSALKKNKIAAALLFRPENIRYATSTKFIDFLDRLRYCLVFAEQDAVLFETPGRNIWETRWIKPEQFRLSLQWACQSAGKEATWETAKLFAAGIKSELARLGLAKEPLGIDDIDEAGRQALVEAGLKLVNVMPVLLEARAVKTKDEINCMHMVTALCDAAHYAMYQAIKPGVRERDIRAVGIDSLIRNGVEEVWDVLVSSGGQVGGLSMNMDKIIQPGDVVTIDITRATYMGYTSCYYRNYKVSTKPSAIEKDLHKRSYDRMYKVINAIRPGITTAELAENWATAKEKGLPDDRLMWCDDLAHGLGLWLYEYPICNRLWSPKHPMVIEEGMTMAVEAMEFDPLVGRTKLEEMLVVTASGVEIFSKMPVEEMMIASPFALA from the coding sequence ATGGCTGGTACATACGGGTTGAAACTCGGATCGGGTGGTATGGCGTATGATTTCACACCGGGACCGATCGATTACGAGCGCATGAGAAAGGAAAGGACGGACAAAACTCAGAGTGCCTTGAAGAAGAACAAAATAGCCGCAGCATTACTCTTCAGGCCCGAAAATATTCGATACGCAACGAGCACAAAATTCATCGATTTTCTGGACCGGCTCAGGTACTGCCTGGTCTTTGCCGAACAGGACGCGGTCCTCTTTGAAACACCGGGGAGAAATATCTGGGAGACCCGTTGGATCAAGCCTGAGCAATTCAGGCTGTCACTCCAGTGGGCGTGTCAGTCGGCTGGAAAAGAAGCCACTTGGGAGACGGCCAAACTATTTGCCGCAGGCATCAAAAGTGAGCTCGCGCGTCTTGGTTTGGCCAAGGAACCATTAGGGATTGATGACATCGATGAGGCCGGCCGGCAGGCCCTGGTCGAGGCGGGACTGAAGCTGGTCAACGTCATGCCTGTCCTGCTTGAGGCGAGGGCGGTAAAGACGAAAGACGAGATCAACTGTATGCACATGGTTACGGCACTCTGTGATGCGGCGCACTACGCTATGTACCAGGCGATCAAACCGGGGGTTAGGGAGCGGGATATAAGGGCCGTAGGCATTGATTCTCTGATAAGAAACGGTGTGGAGGAAGTCTGGGATGTTCTCGTCAGCTCCGGAGGCCAGGTTGGGGGTCTGAGCATGAACATGGATAAAATCATCCAGCCCGGAGACGTGGTTACGATAGATATTACGAGGGCGACCTACATGGGCTACACCTCATGTTACTACAGGAATTACAAGGTTTCCACAAAGCCGTCGGCAATAGAAAAAGACCTGCATAAGCGGAGTTACGATCGGATGTACAAGGTGATCAATGCCATAAGGCCGGGGATCACCACCGCGGAACTGGCCGAGAACTGGGCGACCGCAAAAGAAAAAGGCCTGCCCGATGACCGGTTGATGTGGTGCGACGACCTCGCCCACGGCCTCGGCCTGTGGCTGTACGAATACCCGATATGCAACCGGCTATGGTCACCGAAACACCCGATGGTGATCGAAGAAGGTATGACCATGGCGGTCGAGGCGATGGAATTCGACCCCCTCGTCGGCAGGACAAAGCTCGAAGAGATGCTCGTCGTGACCGCCAGTGGGGTGGAGATCTTCTCGAAGATGCCCGTAGAGGAGATGATGATCGCCAGCCCCTTCGCTCTGGCCTGA